Proteins found in one Paenibacillus sp. FSL R10-2782 genomic segment:
- the cas2 gene encoding CRISPR-associated endonuclease Cas2, with protein MLILITYDVSTVDREGRKRLAKVAKKCVDHGQRVQNSVFECILDSAQFRRLKYELEELIDKKEDSLRFYNLGDNYKKKVEHMGAKESYDMESPLIL; from the coding sequence TTGTTAATTCTAATTACGTATGATGTAAGCACAGTAGACAGGGAAGGCAGAAAAAGATTGGCCAAGGTTGCAAAAAAGTGTGTAGATCACGGACAAAGAGTGCAAAATTCCGTGTTTGAGTGCATTTTGGATTCGGCCCAGTTTCGCCGTTTGAAGTATGAATTAGAAGAATTGATAGACAAAAAAGAAGACAGCCTGCGTTTCTACAATTTAGGAGATAACTATAAAAAGAAGGTAGAGCATATGGGGGCAAAAGAATCTTACGATATGGAAAGCCCGCTGATTCTGTAA
- a CDS encoding LamG-like jellyroll fold domain-containing protein: MKRRVAANGIKRGFLITLALLLMIAGSSLGMSDASAALSEQKDKQDAPAFSEVSVHDPSIVKDGDTYYVFGSHISAAKSKDLQNWTSFANGYTTPGNTLFGDLSKNLAGSFAWAGENDSDSKGGFSVWAPDVFWNEHYVNDNGTKGAYMIYYSASSTYIRSAIGVAVAPQIEGPYQYVDTIIYTGFTKDSAYDKDSKVDKKWTNTPIQQLVDQGKLQGPRAGWFNADGSYANKMFPNAIDPAIFYDTEGRLWMTYGSWSGGIFLLELDKETGKPIYPGRDGTTKDGRLIDRYFGTKIAGGYGESGEGPYIEYNKETGYYYLFVTYGGLGSDGGYNMRLFRSHNPSGPYKDAKGQNAVLPANTKNAAFGNKLIGNFLFNSKMGDPGEGIGYGYVSPGHNSAYTDPDNGQMFVVFHTRFPQQGEKHELRIHQMFMNQEGWPVVAPYRYGGETLTELDEGQVVGEYQYINHGSDTSAAIKQAQFIQLKADHTVTGELQGTWRKVGETSVQLTLEGTVFDGVFIRQWDDYTKQYVMTFTVVSKTGEMAWGSQFAPSTDATVVESVYGDLDLGDTSRVVANISLPKQGSRQTSITWKSSDPNVISDTGEVKRPEIGEKAASATLTATITKGESSKSKAFNITVSPYEMATLTAQYKFENNLEDSEAAFANGEVIGDRIDREGGTVTYTEGTSGQAVLLDGKSGIKLPQGIISSSAYSVSLWVHPSELTLYTPTFFGAMDSNHWISLLPKGPEGDNAMLWSGSSPWYTGSTGMKIKTNEWTHLAFTVDNGVLSVYVNGKPQFAGTGFPDVFTSKAGTFSLGVNWWDPAFKGAIDELSIFAGALPPSQVAGLAKVK, translated from the coding sequence ATGAAAAGGCGGGTTGCAGCAAATGGAATCAAGAGAGGTTTTTTAATAACGTTAGCATTATTACTAATGATTGCAGGGTCTTCATTGGGAATGAGTGACGCTTCCGCTGCACTATCTGAGCAGAAGGATAAGCAGGATGCGCCCGCTTTTTCCGAGGTATCCGTTCATGATCCTTCCATCGTCAAAGACGGCGATACTTATTATGTGTTTGGTTCACATATTTCGGCGGCGAAGAGCAAGGATCTTCAAAACTGGACTTCTTTTGCAAACGGTTACACAACTCCGGGAAACACGCTTTTTGGGGATTTATCGAAGAATCTCGCAGGTTCCTTTGCTTGGGCAGGGGAAAATGATTCGGACAGCAAGGGAGGATTCTCGGTCTGGGCACCTGATGTATTTTGGAATGAGCATTATGTCAATGACAATGGGACAAAAGGGGCCTATATGATTTATTATAGTGCGTCTTCTACCTACATTCGTTCCGCGATCGGTGTTGCTGTTGCACCCCAAATCGAAGGTCCTTATCAATATGTGGATACGATTATATATACTGGTTTTACGAAGGACAGTGCCTACGACAAGGACAGCAAAGTGGATAAAAAATGGACCAACACGCCGATCCAACAGTTGGTTGATCAAGGCAAGCTGCAAGGTCCAAGAGCGGGATGGTTCAACGCAGATGGTTCTTACGCAAATAAAATGTTTCCGAATGCGATTGATCCAGCTATCTTTTATGATACAGAAGGGCGTTTATGGATGACATATGGATCATGGTCTGGGGGGATTTTTTTACTTGAGCTGGATAAAGAAACAGGAAAACCTATATATCCAGGTCGAGACGGAACGACGAAAGATGGTCGGCTGATTGATCGTTATTTTGGCACCAAAATTGCGGGCGGATATGGGGAATCAGGAGAGGGCCCTTACATTGAATACAACAAAGAGACGGGCTACTACTATTTATTTGTAACTTATGGCGGACTTGGCTCGGATGGTGGCTATAACATGAGGTTATTCCGGTCCCACAATCCGTCAGGACCTTATAAGGATGCCAAGGGGCAGAACGCCGTTTTACCTGCTAACACCAAGAATGCCGCTTTTGGCAACAAACTGATAGGTAACTTTTTGTTCAACAGTAAAATGGGTGATCCAGGCGAAGGAATTGGCTATGGTTACGTATCGCCTGGCCACAACTCTGCTTATACCGATCCTGATAACGGGCAAATGTTTGTTGTCTTTCATACCCGCTTTCCTCAGCAGGGAGAGAAGCATGAATTGCGCATACACCAGATGTTCATGAACCAGGAAGGCTGGCCCGTAGTAGCTCCTTACCGTTATGGTGGTGAGACTCTTACAGAGCTGGATGAGGGTCAAGTCGTTGGAGAATATCAGTATATCAATCATGGCAGTGATACGTCGGCGGCGATCAAGCAAGCGCAGTTTATTCAGCTAAAAGCAGATCACACCGTCACAGGTGAGCTACAAGGAACGTGGCGCAAGGTAGGAGAAACGAGTGTTCAGCTGACGCTGGAAGGCACCGTATTTGACGGAGTTTTCATTAGACAATGGGATGACTATACCAAGCAATATGTAATGACATTTACGGTTGTTTCCAAAACAGGGGAAATGGCCTGGGGGAGTCAGTTCGCTCCTTCGACGGATGCAACAGTGGTTGAAAGTGTATATGGCGATTTGGACCTCGGTGATACAAGTCGGGTAGTAGCCAATATATCCCTTCCAAAGCAAGGAAGTCGGCAAACTTCGATTACTTGGAAAAGTTCAGACCCGAACGTCATTTCTGATACAGGCGAGGTTAAACGTCCTGAAATCGGAGAAAAGGCTGCATCAGCAACCCTGACCGCTACCATTACCAAAGGGGAGAGCAGTAAGAGCAAAGCCTTTAACATCACAGTATCTCCTTATGAGATGGCAACGCTGACCGCACAATATAAATTTGAAAATAATCTTGAGGACAGTGAAGCTGCTTTTGCGAATGGTGAGGTCATCGGGGACCGGATTGATCGTGAAGGAGGAACTGTCACCTACACGGAGGGTACAAGTGGTCAAGCGGTCTTGCTGGATGGAAAATCTGGAATTAAGCTGCCCCAAGGGATTATATCCAGTTCTGCATATTCCGTGTCCCTGTGGGTTCATCCGAGTGAGCTGACGCTGTATACCCCCACTTTTTTCGGAGCTATGGATAGTAATCACTGGATTAGCTTGCTGCCCAAAGGTCCCGAGGGAGACAACGCGATGCTTTGGTCCGGTAGCTCGCCTTGGTATACCGGCAGCACCGGTATGAAAATCAAAACCAATGAGTGGACACACCTCGCCTTCACTGTAGACAATGGAGTGTTATCCGTGTACGTGAATGGCAAACCTCAGTTTGCAGGAACAGGATTTCCAGATGTATTTACATCCAAAGCAGGAACGTTCAGCTTGGGTGTTAACTGGTGGGACCCTGCCTTTAAAGGCGCTATTGATGAACTAAGTATATTCGCAGGGGCGCTTCCTCCATCTCAGGTGGCAGGGCTGGCCAAGGTGAAATGA
- a CDS encoding helix-turn-helix transcriptional regulator, whose amino-acid sequence MKHTPTISAEFEDYLKQNDMTLGQFAEYSGVHQRTLSNWITQHRPVSVQQLDRITLAMGLPEGYFYDLYIENYIIERSPNMRRIEPLLYRCAELDKLDAIRRMVGAIMDKLLYSPRLFDIAEALFAQGQNAAALLLYESVAEGEKYQHSERLAVCQYRIFTIQVGDDQSRNLKVATLFEPFVERLDEIDQLDALKDLANVYRSLRDWDKVDEMARKMRNKAEIQYTIKHQEKSRERSESAKKLSRPMFVYITYADLLCSGVCETQGDYQQALQYTYAYADLDWVIETDEDTQHWVNLFKDWAEGNIYTYKLLSGDISVLKDYAKYIAASPDTTEKEMVTKLLNVMMAANQYNIDVDDILRRFKTKIDFFAQQNPPADMYTHQVVPEQSTRFKYELAKYYLNRGRYSIGFKCLLDVLSKSLTINKEAFFIRCIRLFEQFKEFSDVKAYVKYENLVSQGKKEKLFYY is encoded by the coding sequence TTGAAGCATACACCTACGATTTCGGCGGAGTTTGAGGATTATTTAAAACAAAATGACATGACATTGGGGCAATTTGCGGAATATTCGGGGGTTCATCAAAGAACGCTTAGTAATTGGATTACTCAGCATCGCCCTGTTTCCGTACAGCAGCTTGACCGAATCACTTTGGCTATGGGGTTACCAGAAGGCTACTTCTACGATTTATACATAGAAAATTACATTATAGAACGTTCCCCCAATATGCGCCGAATTGAGCCGTTGTTATATCGTTGTGCGGAGCTGGACAAGTTGGATGCGATCCGAAGAATGGTTGGAGCAATCATGGACAAGTTATTGTATTCTCCCAGACTATTTGACATTGCAGAAGCATTATTTGCACAGGGACAAAATGCTGCCGCACTGCTGCTCTATGAGAGTGTGGCAGAAGGGGAGAAGTACCAGCACTCCGAGCGCTTGGCAGTCTGTCAGTATCGTATATTCACGATTCAGGTTGGAGACGATCAAAGCCGTAATCTCAAAGTAGCTACGCTGTTTGAACCCTTTGTCGAACGTCTGGATGAAATAGATCAGCTTGATGCGTTAAAAGATTTGGCGAATGTGTACCGATCTTTGCGTGATTGGGACAAGGTCGATGAAATGGCGAGAAAAATGAGAAATAAAGCGGAAATCCAATATACTATTAAACATCAAGAGAAGAGTCGAGAACGAAGTGAGTCTGCTAAGAAGCTAAGCCGTCCCATGTTTGTGTATATCACCTACGCCGATTTACTGTGTTCAGGTGTCTGTGAGACTCAAGGCGATTATCAACAAGCTCTTCAATATACATACGCCTATGCTGATTTAGATTGGGTCATAGAGACGGACGAGGATACCCAACATTGGGTTAACTTATTCAAAGATTGGGCAGAAGGTAATATTTACACATACAAACTTTTATCTGGAGATATAAGCGTGCTAAAAGATTATGCTAAATATATTGCTGCATCGCCAGATACCACTGAAAAAGAAATGGTTACAAAACTGTTGAACGTTATGATGGCGGCTAACCAATATAACATAGATGTAGATGATATACTTCGAAGGTTTAAAACGAAGATTGACTTTTTTGCTCAACAGAACCCACCTGCTGATATGTATACTCATCAAGTAGTACCAGAACAATCCACGCGTTTTAAATATGAATTAGCTAAATATTACTTAAATAGGGGTAGATACTCAATTGGCTTTAAGTGCTTGTTAGACGTTTTATCTAAATCATTAACCATTAATAAAGAAGCTTTTTTTATTAGGTGCATAAGATTATTTGAACAGTTTAAAGAATTTTCAGACGTCAAAGCTTATGTAAAGTACGAGAACTTAGTTAGTCAAGGGAAAAAAGAAAAATTATTTTATTATTAG
- a CDS encoding aspartyl-phosphate phosphatase Spo0E family protein: MNQGVTLLRVERARKRLYQVQKKYGFLTHPKVIEQSKKLDDLLNQYQTCKSKS, translated from the coding sequence ATGAATCAAGGTGTGACTTTACTTCGTGTCGAGCGGGCGAGAAAAAGACTGTACCAAGTCCAGAAAAAATACGGATTTTTAACGCATCCCAAAGTGATTGAACAATCCAAGAAACTGGATGATCTTTTGAATCAATACCAAACGTGCAAATCAAAATCTTAA
- a CDS encoding XRE family transcriptional regulator, translated as MNKRNAVTPFGWKIKQKLVEKQIDQKTFCETYHIPPSRLSNLIHGTRRAKKHRTQVFQLLGIEE; from the coding sequence TTGAATAAACGCAATGCTGTAACCCCTTTTGGGTGGAAAATCAAACAAAAGCTGGTTGAAAAACAAATTGACCAGAAAACATTTTGTGAGACATATCATATCCCCCCTAGCCGATTGTCCAATCTCATCCACGGAACACGTAGGGCCAAGAAACATAGAACACAAGTATTCCAATTGCTTGGAATAGAAGAGTAA
- a CDS encoding DnaJ family domain-containing protein, producing the protein MGMFSRMAEQKIIEAMAKGEFDNLAGAGKPLAIEDLSHVPEELRMSYKLLKNAGILPEELQLQKECVQLRDLLHACRESGEQQRISRKLTEKSLRLRMLLEERGLNTSSVFYEYESAVRKRLEG; encoded by the coding sequence ATGGGAATGTTCTCCAGAATGGCCGAGCAAAAAATTATCGAAGCCATGGCAAAAGGTGAGTTTGATAATTTGGCAGGAGCAGGCAAACCGCTGGCTATTGAGGATTTATCACATGTGCCAGAGGAGTTACGTATGTCGTACAAGCTGCTGAAAAATGCAGGCATTTTACCAGAGGAGCTTCAACTGCAAAAGGAGTGCGTCCAGCTACGCGATTTGCTCCACGCTTGTCGTGAGTCGGGAGAGCAACAGCGGATCAGTCGCAAGCTGACTGAAAAATCGCTTCGTCTTCGCATGCTGTTGGAGGAAAGAGGGCTGAATACTTCGTCTGTATTTTATGAATATGAGTCGGCTGTGCGTAAGCGGTTGGAGGGATAG
- the hrpB gene encoding ATP-dependent helicase HrpB, translating to MTDKQLPIMQVIPELKNALRSHPAAVLIAQPGAGKTTVTPLELLHEPWLAGQKMLMLEPRRLAARAAAAQMAKALGEQTGQTVGYRVRMDTKVGPNTQIEVVTEGVLTRMLQNDQALEGIGLIIFDEFHERSLHADLGLALALQSQALLRPDLKILIMSATLEAEPVCRLLGDAPLLECPGTVFPVETLHISKPSSTTLESFTAETVDKALHAHEGDLLVFLPGAREIHRTERELASRNLPAHVKVIPLYGSMKLEQQDEAIRPSASGSRKVVLATSIAESSLTIAGITVVIDSGLSRESVFSARTGMSRLTTVKVSKASADQRRGRAGRLQPGVCYRLWSAQEHAALPDASRPEIAAADLAPLALELAAWGVREPAELGWLDAPPEAAYRQATGLLRQLGCLDAAADGTAGGITAHGREVSALGAHPRLGHMLLRAAALGLAPTASRLAALLQERDPFRTHGGTDLRPRLDVLREAAHARSTHSLLRAADDTVIRRIVQESRQLLATLPKAAAGQDEPDGSAACGLLLAFAYPDRIAQGRGDGRFLLSGGRGARLRQVEWMSRSSYLVAAEVDDEGADGAIQLAAPIELQELIEHCSELLLEQANVYWDSSASAVRARKVLQLGALVLKETSYERPPTEEIAAALMQGVRERGLKLLSWNRQTLQLQARLIFMHFSSPEDWPDSTEPALLDSLDSWLLPFALGAKNVSDLQRLDGAALLLGRLNWEQRQQLEQEAPTHIRVPSGSRIPVDYSNPEAPALVVRLQELFGMRDTPRIGRGRVPIVLHLLSPAQRPVQVTSDLSSFWSEAYFEVKKDLKGRYPKHYWPDDPLEAVATNRTKPKR from the coding sequence TTGACAGATAAACAACTGCCTATCATGCAGGTTATACCTGAGCTTAAAAATGCACTGCGATCCCATCCGGCTGCCGTATTGATTGCACAGCCGGGGGCAGGCAAAACGACGGTTACGCCACTTGAATTGCTGCACGAGCCGTGGCTGGCGGGGCAAAAAATGTTGATGTTGGAGCCAAGGCGCTTGGCTGCACGTGCAGCAGCGGCGCAAATGGCGAAAGCGCTGGGAGAACAAACCGGGCAGACGGTGGGCTACCGGGTTCGCATGGATACAAAAGTAGGGCCGAATACGCAGATTGAAGTGGTTACGGAGGGCGTGCTGACCCGGATGCTGCAAAATGATCAGGCGTTGGAGGGGATCGGCCTGATCATTTTTGATGAGTTCCATGAGCGTAGCCTGCATGCAGATTTGGGCTTGGCGCTTGCCCTGCAAAGTCAGGCGCTGTTGCGGCCTGATTTAAAAATATTGATCATGTCTGCCACACTGGAGGCCGAGCCTGTATGCCGTCTATTGGGGGATGCTCCATTGCTGGAATGTCCGGGTACGGTATTTCCGGTAGAGACGCTTCATATATCCAAGCCTTCATCGACTACGTTAGAATCCTTTACGGCAGAGACGGTAGACAAGGCCCTTCATGCTCATGAAGGCGATCTGCTGGTATTTCTCCCAGGGGCCAGAGAAATTCATAGAACGGAACGTGAGCTGGCTTCAAGGAATCTTCCTGCACATGTCAAGGTGATTCCGCTGTACGGCAGTATGAAGCTGGAGCAGCAGGATGAAGCGATACGCCCGTCGGCTTCGGGCAGCCGAAAAGTCGTATTGGCAACCTCGATTGCCGAGTCCAGCTTGACGATAGCCGGAATTACGGTCGTAATAGACAGCGGGCTGTCGCGGGAATCCGTTTTCTCCGCGCGAACCGGCATGAGCCGTTTGACCACCGTCAAGGTGTCCAAAGCCTCCGCCGATCAGCGGCGCGGCCGGGCGGGCCGCCTTCAGCCGGGCGTGTGCTACCGGCTGTGGAGCGCGCAGGAGCACGCCGCTCTCCCCGATGCCAGCCGCCCGGAAATCGCGGCGGCGGATCTGGCCCCGCTCGCGCTGGAGCTGGCCGCCTGGGGCGTCCGTGAGCCAGCCGAGCTGGGCTGGCTGGATGCCCCGCCTGAGGCGGCGTACCGCCAGGCCACGGGCCTGCTGCGCCAGCTCGGCTGCCTGGATGCCGCAGCCGATGGCACGGCAGGCGGCATCACCGCGCACGGGCGCGAGGTGTCCGCTCTGGGCGCGCATCCGCGCCTCGGGCACATGCTGCTGCGCGCGGCCGCCCTCGGCCTGGCGCCGACCGCCAGCCGCCTCGCTGCGTTGCTGCAAGAGCGGGACCCGTTCCGCACCCATGGCGGAACGGATTTGCGCCCGCGGCTGGACGTACTGCGCGAGGCGGCTCACGCCCGCAGCACGCACAGCCTGCTGCGGGCGGCAGACGATACGGTGATTCGCCGTATCGTGCAGGAGAGTCGGCAGCTATTAGCCACGCTGCCGAAAGCAGCCGCAGGGCAGGACGAGCCTGACGGCTCCGCGGCCTGCGGGCTGCTGCTGGCCTTTGCGTATCCGGATCGGATCGCGCAGGGCCGGGGGGATGGCCGCTTTTTGCTGAGCGGCGGCCGGGGTGCGCGACTCCGACAGGTGGAGTGGATGTCGCGTTCGTCCTATCTCGTCGCCGCCGAAGTGGACGACGAGGGGGCAGACGGTGCCATTCAGCTCGCGGCTCCAATTGAACTGCAAGAGCTGATCGAGCATTGCAGCGAATTGCTGCTGGAGCAAGCAAATGTATATTGGGACAGCTCAGCGTCAGCAGTGAGAGCGCGTAAGGTATTACAGCTCGGCGCACTCGTTTTAAAGGAAACGTCCTATGAGCGTCCTCCGACAGAGGAAATCGCTGCCGCCTTGATGCAGGGTGTGCGTGAACGCGGTCTAAAGCTGCTGTCATGGAATCGGCAAACCCTCCAGTTGCAGGCGCGTTTGATTTTTATGCATTTCTCATCGCCCGAGGATTGGCCAGACAGCACCGAGCCAGCATTACTGGATTCACTGGACTCGTGGCTGTTGCCCTTTGCCCTTGGAGCCAAAAATGTATCCGATCTGCAACGGCTGGACGGTGCTGCCTTGCTGCTGGGCAGACTGAATTGGGAACAGCGGCAGCAGCTTGAGCAGGAAGCGCCGACGCATATCCGTGTGCCCAGCGGTTCCCGCATTCCTGTCGATTATTCGAATCCTGAGGCGCCCGCGCTGGTAGTGCGGCTGCAAGAGTTGTTCGGTATGCGAGATACGCCGCGTATTGGACGCGGACGCGTGCCGATCGTGCTGCATTTGCTGTCACCTGCGCAGCGACCTGTGCAAGTAACCTCCGACTTGTCCAGCTTCTGGAGCGAGGCTTATTTTGAAGTCAAAAAGGACCTGAAGGGCAGATATCCCAAGCATTATTGGCCGGATGACCCACTGGAAGCCGTGGCGACCAACAGAACGAAGCCCAAGCGTTGA
- a CDS encoding acyltransferase translates to MSQKERISEVALLRGLAFAAVVLQHSVAHFAVAQGARIQDGVLMTLLLLCSKFAVPVFVFITGMVLFYNYDGPLKYGTFLRKRFMDIIVPYIIWSLLYELGNQLVQSGWHLHPLDFFQKLLNGKSSYHLWYIVMIIQCYVLFPVFRYAVRRLSALLPSTWRPAALAGVGVLYIMLMFAVGPMYRWMDGLQLPVVTSWFTIYADRNVIYFFFYFVLGAAAGMNVRRWNAWVTKAQIVYWPLFIVITGYLLYEMIGLFQTPRGTVLSFNYLSLLRPVMAVYCVTSIFVAYRVATWIAHKGGRAARLLTAIGTLSYGAYLMHAFMLRVTYSFDETLFADWSLILRTLASFVLCMVFSVAGTWLLARLPLGKWIVGLRIRPRPAGGPPALQKQA, encoded by the coding sequence ATGAGTCAAAAAGAGAGAATTTCCGAAGTCGCTTTGCTGAGAGGGCTGGCTTTTGCCGCCGTTGTTCTTCAGCATTCCGTCGCACATTTTGCGGTTGCGCAAGGGGCGCGCATCCAGGACGGAGTTTTGATGACACTTTTACTGCTGTGTTCTAAATTTGCAGTTCCCGTGTTTGTGTTTATCACCGGCATGGTGTTATTTTACAATTATGATGGACCCTTAAAGTATGGAACTTTTTTACGTAAAAGGTTCATGGACATCATCGTGCCTTATATCATATGGTCTCTTTTGTACGAATTGGGAAATCAGCTTGTTCAAAGCGGATGGCATCTTCACCCGCTAGATTTTTTCCAGAAGCTTTTGAATGGGAAAAGCAGCTATCATCTGTGGTATATCGTGATGATTATCCAGTGTTATGTGCTATTTCCAGTGTTTCGTTATGCTGTCCGCCGTTTGTCAGCGTTATTGCCGTCAACATGGCGACCCGCTGCATTGGCTGGAGTCGGCGTGCTGTACATCATGCTCATGTTCGCGGTGGGGCCGATGTACCGATGGATGGATGGGCTCCAGCTTCCGGTGGTTACTTCCTGGTTCACAATTTACGCTGATCGGAATGTGATTTACTTTTTCTTTTATTTTGTGCTAGGCGCGGCAGCCGGGATGAATGTCCGGCGCTGGAATGCTTGGGTAACCAAGGCGCAAATCGTATACTGGCCGTTGTTTATTGTAATTACAGGCTACTTGCTGTATGAGATGATCGGTCTGTTTCAGACGCCGAGAGGCACGGTTCTTTCCTTTAACTACTTGTCTCTGCTGCGTCCGGTCATGGCTGTATATTGTGTCACGTCTATTTTTGTTGCTTACCGTGTGGCAACGTGGATTGCTCATAAGGGCGGACGTGCCGCGAGGTTGCTGACTGCCATCGGGACGTTGTCCTATGGAGCGTATCTGATGCACGCCTTTATGCTGCGTGTCACGTACTCTTTTGACGAGACGTTGTTTGCAGACTGGAGCCTGATTCTTCGCACGCTGGCTTCGTTCGTCCTTTGTATGGTCTTTTCCGTTGCAGGCACGTGGCTGTTGGCGCGTCTGCCTCTGGGAAAATGGATTGTGGGGCTTCGGATTCGTCCACGCCCGGCTGGAGGTCCGCCAGCCTTGCAAAAGCAAGCCTGA
- a CDS encoding CatB-related O-acetyltransferase: protein MSGPDPGSVFPMKNIRSLCFLKNVVVNPQIEIGDYTYYDDQHNPLDFEKNVLYHFDFIGDKLKIGKFCAIATQAKFIMNGANHNTNAFTTFPFGAFGGEWAAGLPNLSGGFKGDTVVGNDVWIGYNATIMPGVHIGDGAIIASNAVVTKDVLPYSIVGGNPAQLIRYRFDEETIELLKTLEWWNWDIQKITECIPVLTSNDTDALKKLTKSS from the coding sequence ATGAGTGGTCCAGATCCAGGAAGCGTTTTTCCGATGAAAAATATTAGAAGTCTGTGTTTTTTGAAAAATGTAGTGGTTAATCCACAGATCGAAATTGGGGATTATACCTATTATGACGACCAACATAATCCTCTGGATTTTGAAAAAAACGTCCTTTACCATTTTGATTTTATAGGGGATAAATTAAAAATCGGTAAGTTTTGCGCAATTGCAACCCAGGCCAAATTTATTATGAATGGTGCAAATCACAATACAAATGCATTTACCACTTTTCCTTTTGGGGCGTTTGGTGGAGAGTGGGCAGCTGGTTTACCCAATTTAAGTGGAGGTTTCAAAGGGGATACCGTGGTTGGGAACGATGTTTGGATAGGCTACAATGCTACCATTATGCCTGGAGTTCATATAGGAGATGGAGCGATCATTGCGTCCAATGCCGTAGTGACTAAAGATGTCTTGCCTTATTCTATTGTAGGGGGAAATCCGGCCCAATTAATTCGTTATCGGTTTGACGAGGAAACGATTGAACTACTCAAAACACTAGAGTGGTGGAATTGGGATATCCAAAAAATAACAGAATGTATTCCTGTTTTGACAAGTAACGATACGGATGCCTTAAAGAAATTAACTAAGTCTTCGTAA